In Drosophila simulans strain w501 chromosome 3R, Prin_Dsim_3.1, whole genome shotgun sequence, a single window of DNA contains:
- the LOC6730172 gene encoding PC4 and SFRS1-interacting protein — protein MGKEKAAASYSIGDLVFAKVKGYPPWPAKITKSNNNKKYNVYFYGTGETANIKLEDLFPYASNKERFATEKIMKRAKFIEAIDQIESALRGEDSAPIDMLDGAEPVAPPATGAGVKTEEPKQAETEPEPATAEPVAAPPEKPKKSGTRKTKAPPRHVDGDSEAGAELAPPPAKRRVPTEGLATAAAIPASPAAAAPTSSKKSVKKSKPTAAVTPIQKRSRPVNNIRNEMLMVYMPTAKCLGIVINYKKPESFESAAAEEAWMENARKEALELKLKLESGQINPESMPDRIVVEPTRSEIPKQEALRFIEELIEHEDALFMERDFIQLSQQLRECLGLRRANVGRCLEILEQFKEVEFTKLMLLRNPECVDIMRRLRRYVGNLELWKMDLSDEVEFKERAQTIRKVSSGIYDGFKSLFNPEPESEDNFWIDFCEKVKIYKTYTKNINENLRVGMNERGYNSLVVAKEAAASAASSPQ, from the exons ATGGGCAAGGAAAAGGCGGCTGCGTCCTACAGCATTGGCGACCTGGTGTTCGCCAAGGTGAAGGGCTATCCGCCCTGGCCGGCCAAAATCaccaagagcaacaacaacaagaagtaCAATGTTTACTTCTACGGCACGGGCGAAACGGCCAACATCAAGTTGGAGGATCTGTTCCCGTATGCTAGCAACAAGGAGCGCTTCGCCACCGAGAAGATCATGAAGCGCGCCAAGTTCATCGAGGCCATCGATCAGATCGAGAGCGCCCTGCGCGGCGAGGACTCGGCGCCCATTGATATGCTAGACGGCGCGGAGCCAGTTGCTCCGCCCGCAACTGGTGCTGGAGTCAAGACGGAGGAGCCCAAGCAGGCGGAGACGGAGCCGGAGCCAGCCACTGCTGAACCAGTCGCAGCACCGCCCGAGAAGCCCAAGAAGAGCGGCACCCGGAAGACCAAGGCACCACCGCGCCATGTGGACGGCGACAGTGAGGCAGGCGCGGAACTAGCCCCTCCGCCGGCCAAGCGAAGGGTTCCCACCGAGGGTCTGGCTACCGCCGCAGCCATCCCCGCTTCTCCGGCTGCTGCGGCCCCCACCTCCAGCAAGAAATCAGTGAAGAAATCCAAGCCCACGGCTGCAGTAACTCCGATTCAGAAGCGGTCGCGGCCAGTCAAT AACATCCGGAACGAGATGCTCATGGTGTACATGCCCACAGCCAAGTGCTTGGGAATCGTCATAAACTACAAAAAGCCGGAGAGTTTCGAGAGCGCCGCTGCCGAGGAAGCCTGGATGGAGAACGCCCGCAAAGAAGCCTTGGAGCTCAAACTGAAACTGGAGAGCGGCCAAATCAATCCAGAGTCCATGCCCGACAGGATCGTGGTGGAGCCAACGCGCAGCGAAATACCCAAGCAGGAGGCTTTGCGATTCATCGAGGAGCTCATTGAGCACGAGGATGCCCTCTTCATGGAGCGGGACTTCATCCAACTTTCCCAGCAGCTGCGCGAGTGTTTGGGCCTGCGGCGCGCCAATGTGGGCAGATGCCTGGAGATCCTCGAGCAGTTCAAGGAGGTGGAGTTCACCaagttgatgctgctgcgcaATCCGGAGTGCGTGGACATAATGCGCCGACTTCGCCGGTATGTGGGCAATCTGGAGCTCTGGAAAATGGACCTGTCCGACGAGGTGGAGTTCAAGGAGAGGGCGCAGACCATACGCAAGGTCTCCTCTGGCATATATGATGGCTTCAAGAGCCTCTTCAATCCGGAGCCCGAGAGCGAGGACAACTTCTGGATCGACTTCTGCGAAAAGGTAAAAATCTACAAGACCTATACGAAAAATATCAACGAAAACCTTCGCGTCGGGATGAACGAGCGCGGATATAACAGCCTGGTTGTGGCCAAGGAGGCCGCCGCTTCGGCCGCGTCGTCTCCACAGTAA
- the LOC6730174 gene encoding uncharacterized protein LOC6730174, with protein sequence MENYYYFDIKLKLRDPTAVALTPSLFRSCVLDALDSFFCEEKPTLEIVKFCAQQHRVIFRVPEQLHDMTRISIELIGHYQQIPCHFEILETSKSSLDFEKSIEKTFAGVSDEL encoded by the exons ATGGAAAACTATTACTATTTCGACATCAAACT aaAACTTCGTGATCCGACTGCAGTTGCTTTGACCCCATCCCTCTTTCGAAGCTGCGTTCTTGACGCCCTGGACAGTTTCTTCTGCGAAGAGAAACCCACACTGGAGATCGTGAAGTTCTGCGCCCAGCAACATCGCGTTATCTTTCGAGTGCCAGAGCAACTGCACGATATGACCCGCATATCCATTGAGCTCATCGGTCACTACCAGCAGATTCCCTGTCATTTTGAGATCTTGGAAACCTCCAAGTCATCGCTGGACTTTGAGAAGAGTATTGAGAAGACTTTCGCGGGTGTGTCCGACGAATTGTAA
- the LOC6730173 gene encoding DNA repair protein Rad51 homolog, which translates to MEKLTNVQAQQEEEEEEGPLSVTRLMGGSITAKDIKLLQQASLHTVESVANATKKQLMAIPGLGGGKVEQIITEANKLVPLGFLSARTFYQMRADVVQLSTGSKELDKLLGGGIETGSITEIFGEFRCGKTQLCHTLAVTCQLPISQKGGEGKCMYIDTENTFRPERLAAIAQRYKLNESEVLDNVAFTRAHNSDQQTKLIQMAAGMLFESRYALLIVDSAMALYRSDYIGRGELAARQNHLGLFLRMLQRLADEFGVAVVITNQVTASLDGAPGMFDAKKPIGGHIMAHSSTTRLYLRKGKGETRICKIYDSPCLPESEAMFAILPDGIGDARES; encoded by the exons ATGGAGAAGCTAACGAATGTTCAGGcacagcaggaggaggaagaggaagaaggTCCTCTTAGCGTGACTAGATTAATG GGCGGCAGCATCACGGCCAAGGACATCAAGCTGCTCCAGCAGGCCAGTTTGCACACCGTGGAGTCGGTGGCCAATGCCACCAAGAAGCAACTGATGGCCATTCCCGGCTTGGGCGGCGGCAAGGTGGAGCAGATCATCACGGAGGCCAACAAACTGGTGCCTCTGGGCTTCCTTAGTGCCCGCACCTTCTATCAAATGCGTGCCGATGTTGTGCAGCTGAGCACGGGCTCCAAGGAGCTGGACAAATTGCTGGGCGGCGGCATTGAGACGGGATCCATTACCGAGATCTTCGGCGAGTTCCGCTGCGGGAAGACCCAATTGTGCCACACTCTGGCAGTAACCTGCCAGCTGCCCATCAGCCAGAAGGGCGGCGAGGGCAAGTGCATGTACATCGACACGGAGAACACCTTCCGTCCGGAGCGTTTGGCTGCCATCGCGCAGAGATACAAACTGAATGAATCCGAGGTGCTGGACAATGTGGCCTTCACCCGTGCCCACAACTCCGATCAGCAGACCAAGCTCATACAGATGGCGGCGGGCATGCTCTTCGAGTCCAG ATACGCTTTGCTGATTGTGGACAGTGCCATGGCGCTCTACAGATCGGATTATATAGGCCGCGGGGAGCTGGCCGCCCGGCAAAATCACCTGGGCTTGTTTCTGCGCATGCTCCAACGCCTGGCCGATGAGTTCGGAGTAGCTGTGGTAATTACCAACCAGGTTACTGCCTCGCTAGACGGCGCACCCGGCATGTTTGATGCCAAGAAGCCCATTGGCGGGCACATAATGGCCCACTCCTCAACCACGCGGCTGTATCTGCGCAAGGGCAAGGGCGAGACCCGCATCTGCAAGATCTACGACTCGCCCTGTCTGCCGGAATCGGAGGCCATGTTCGCCATTCTGCCGGATGGAATAGGAGACGCCAGGGAGAGCTAG
- the LOC6730175 gene encoding uncharacterized protein LOC6730175 — translation MSGYHYLDVKLKLRDPDSVTLTPVFFCGCIHSSLASIFGEIGGQTTLDIVKFSSSQKRSILRVPENFLDRVRVAIALIGYYQEVPCHFQVLSTSQKPLDFEESPEEFLAFN, via the exons ATGAGTGGTTACCATTATCTGGACGTGAAGCT aAAACTCCGTGATCCAGACTCCGTGACTCTGACGCCCGTATTCTTCTGCGGCTGCATCCATAGCTCCTTGGCCAGTATATTTGGCGAAATCGGTGGCCAGACCACACTGGACATTGTGAAATTTAGTTCCAGCCAAAAACGCTCCATTCTCCGGGTGCCCGAGAACTTCCTGGATCGCGTTCGCGTAGCTATAGCCCTGATAGGATACTATCAGGAGGTGCCCTGCCATTTTCAGGTGCTCAGCACATCCCAGAAGCCCTTGGATTTCGAGGAATCCCCCGAGGAGTTCCTAGCATTTAACTAG
- the LOC6730170 gene encoding mitochondrial nicotinamide adenine dinucleotide transporter SLC25A51: MKDDGAPNVAKTTDPPPPKRLPPERAHIPYGNGEAGKLLHGSVFSKRFFGSFQWEEFACGCGAAFVNIAVTYPIYKMIFRQMLHGVPITSAFAQLRHEGLGFLYRGMLPPLAQKTISLSIMFGVFDGTRRYLVEDYRLNDYGAKVIAAVVAGSAESILLPFERVQTLLADSKFHQHFSNTQNAFRYVVSHHGYRELYRGLEPVFWRNGLSNALFFVLREEASVRLPKRKSVSTRTVQEFIAGAVIGASISTIFYPLNVIKVSLQSEMGQRSEGSWQACKRIYVERDRRIGNFYRGCAFNTGRSFISWGIMNTAYENLKKLMQQQPPLPLASE; the protein is encoded by the exons ATGAAAGACGATGGAGCACCGAACGTCGCGAAAACCACCGACCCACCGCCCCCCAAAAGGCTTCCACCCGAAAGAGCCCACATCCCATATGGAAACGGGGAGGCGGGGAAACTGCTGCATGGCAGCGTCTTCTCGAAGCGCTTCTTCGGCTCCTTCCAGTGGGAGGAGTTCGCCTGCGGCTGCGGTGCAGCCTTCGTCAACATCGCGGTCACCTATCCCATCTACAAGATGATCTTCCGTCAGATGCTGCACGGCGTGCCCATCACCTCGGCCTTTGCACAGCTGCGTCACGAGGGACTGGGCTTCCTGTACCGCGGCATGCTGCCGCCGCTCGCCCAAAAGACCATCTCCCTGTCCATTATGTTCGGGGTGTTCGACGGGACGAGGAGGTACCTAGTGGAGGACTACCGCCTGAACGACTACGGGGCCAAGGTGATAGCGGCTGTGGTTGCCGGCAGCGCCGAGTCCATCCTCCTGCCCTTCGAACGGGTGCAAACCCTCCTCGCGGACTCCAAGTTCCATCAGCACTTCTCCAACACACAAAACGCATTCAG GTATGTGGTATCCCACCACGGGTACCGGGAGCTCTACAGGGGACTCGAACCAGTATTTTGGCGCAACGGCCTGTCCAACGCGTTATTCTTCGTACTGCGAGAAGAGGCCAGCGTCCGGCTGCCTAAAAGA AAATCCGTATCCACTCGAACGGTGCAGGAGTTCATAGCGGGTGCCGTGATCGGTGCGAGCATAAGCACAATATTCTACCCGCTCAATGTGATCAAGGTGTCGCTGCAGAGTGAGATGGGCCAGAGGTCAGAGGGCAGCTGGCAGGCGTGCAAGCGAATTTATGTAGAGCGCGATCGCCGCATCGGCAACTTCTATCGAGGATGCGCCTTCAACACAGGCCGCTCCTTCATCAGCTGGGGCATCATGAACACGGCGTACGAAAACCTAAAGAAactgatgcagcagcagccgccgttGCCACTGGCCTCTGAGTAG
- the LOC6730171 gene encoding dual specificity protein phosphatase 18, with the protein MQELIVGGIAISGVPFANETVEKESRQNQLSAAKLEDHTPFPGLSRLTPSLILCGAAAVVPAYMDKLGVSCVINVAPELPDTPLPSQKNPLYLRIMAQDRSEVDLAKHFDEAADLIEEVRLSGGCTLIHCVAGVSRSASLCLAYLMKHAGMSLREAYKHVQAIRPQVRPNSGFFQQLRRYEQQLRGSSSVAMVYFASLDKEIPDILEPEYRAMEDFYQRYRSSLKRR; encoded by the exons ATGCAGGAGTTAATTGTCGGCGGCATCGCCATCAGTGGCGTTCCCTTCGCCAATGAGACGGTCGAGAAGGAAAGTCGCCAGAA TCAGCTGAGTGCAGCCAAGCTAGAGGACCACACGCCGTTTCCTGGCCTGTCCCGCCTCACTCCATCGCTGATCCTCTGCGGCGCCGCGGCCGTGGTGCCCGCCTACATGGACAAACTGGGCGTGAGCTGCGTCATCAACGTGGCGCCCGAGCTGCCGGACACACCACTGCCCAGCCAGAAGAACCCGCTCTACCTGCGCATCATGGCCCAGGATCGCTCCGAGGTGGACTTGGCCAAGCACTTCGACGAGGCGGCCGATCTGATCGAGGAGGTGCGCCTCTCCGGCGGCTGCACGTTGATCCACTGCGTGGCCGGGGTCAGCCGCTCGGCCAGCCTGTGCCTGGCCTATCTGATGAAGCACGCCGGGATGAGCCTGCGCGAGGCCTACAAGCATGTGCAGGCCATACGTCCGCAGGTTCGCCCGAACTCCGGATTCTTCCAGCAGCTGCGGCGGTacgagcagcagctgcggggCAGCAGCTCGGTGGCCATGGTGTACTTCGCCTCGCTGGACAAGGAGATCCCCGACATACTGGAGCCCGAGTACAGGGCCATGGAGGACTTCTACCAGCGCTACCGCAGCTCCCTCAAGAGGCGATAG
- the LOC6730176 gene encoding mitochondrial intermembrane space import and assembly protein 40-B: MSFSYCKEYGKDKVIFVTKEDHATPSTIELPPPEKPEGVITKDGKINWSCPCLGGMATGPCGVDFREAFSCFQNSTADPKGSDCYDAFTKMRDCFQKYPTVYNKSGGDDDDDDGLSEALDTDAGSVGGQNADPLADVGNNGGGDELVAPNSSSVVPKA; this comes from the coding sequence ATGTCATTCTCTTACTGCAAGGAGTACGGCAAGGACAAGGTGATCTTTGTGACAAAGGAGGACCATGCCACGCCCAGCACCATCGAGCTGCCGCCGCCGGAAAAGCCGGAGGGCGTGATCACCAAGGACGGCAAGATCAACTGGAGTTGTCCCTGTCTCGGCGGCATGGCCACCGGTCCGTGTGGCGTCGATTTCCGTGAGGCCTTCTCCTGCTTCCAGAACAGCACCGCCGATCCTAAGGGATCTGATTGCTACGATGCCTTCACCAAGATGCGGGACTGCTTCCAGAAGTACCCCACCGTGTACAACAAATCTGGcggcgatgacgacgacgatgatggtTTGAGCGAGGCCTTGGACACGGATGCCGGTTCAGTTGGTGGCCAGAACGCAGATCCGCTGGCGGATGTGGGCAACAACGGAGGCGGCGATGAGCTGGTGGCCCCCAATAGCAGTTCAGTGGTGCCCAAGGCTTAG